The DNA segment GCGCGAAATCGCCGTCGTCACTCAGCGGCTCGCCTGTCACCATTCATTTATATGTTGACGATGTGGACGCGCTGTGGAATCAAGCCGTGGCTGCCGGGTGCCAGATCACGATGCCGCTGGCGGACATGTTTTGGGGCGACCGTTACGGCATGCTCGTTCATCCGTTCGGCCATCACTGGTCGTTGGCGAGTCACATCGAAGAGGTGCGGCCCGAGGAAATGGGCGAACGTGCCGAGGCCGCCATGGCGGCGATGAGTGGGGGCGGGCAACCGCAAACGGGTGGCGCAGAACAAACGCAGGGCGGTGAAGCGCCGCCGCAGTGGTAAAAGATTCTCACGAAGAATTTCACCGTCGCCGTCAGCATAATAATCGGAGAAACTTGTGCGGCGGCGATAATCAGCAAAACCCTCTTCACCTTTGACAACCCTCACGCTTTTCGGTTATTCCGGCGCAGAAAAAATTTGGGCGTTCGCGCAAATGGCGTTTGGCCGGCCAAAGCTTCGCCGCGTTACCGGGCTGCGTTTTTGGAAACTTCTCGGCAGCGGCCGCGGCCGCGGTTTCAGCCTTCGTCCCAACTGGTCGCGATACGGACTCTTGGCCGTTTGGGAAAACGTTGAGGCTTTGGAAAATTTTTTTGCGCATTCATCTTTCATGCGCCGCTATCGCCGGCACGCAGATGAAATATGGACGGTGCGCCTGCTGCCGATTGAAGTGCGCGGCGCGTGGTCGGGCGTCAAACCGTTTTCACCATTGGCGCCGCAGCCGCAAACCGGACCCATCGCCATTCTTACACGCGCCACGATTCGCTGGCGCCGGTTGCGCGCTTTTTGGAGCGCCGTGCCGGCCGCGAGCCAGCCGCTCGAACAAGCCGCCGGCTTGCTCGCCTCAATCGGCATCGGCGAAGCGCCGTTTTTTCGGCAAGCGACATTCAGCCTTTGGCGCAACATTGACGACATGCAAGCCTTCGCGTATCGCACGAATGGCCATCGCGAGGCCATGCGCCGCACCCGCGCCGAAAACTGGTATCGCGAAGAGTT comes from the candidate division KSB1 bacterium genome and includes:
- a CDS encoding VOC family protein; this translates as MIQSYGAVEHGRMPTPDGSAIIHAEMQIGDSRFFLNDEMMGAKSPSSLSGSPVTIHLYVDDVDALWNQAVAAGCQITMPLADMFWGDRYGMLVHPFGHHWSLASHIEEVRPEEMGERAEAAMAAMSGGGQPQTGGAEQTQGGEAPPQW
- a CDS encoding spheroidene monooxygenase; its protein translation is MTTLTLFGYSGAEKIWAFAQMAFGRPKLRRVTGLRFWKLLGSGRGRGFSLRPNWSRYGLLAVWENVEALENFFAHSSFMRRYRRHADEIWTVRLLPIEVRGAWSGVKPFSPLAPQPQTGPIAILTRATIRWRRLRAFWSAVPAASQPLEQAAGLLASIGIGEAPFFRQATFSLWRNIDDMQAFAYRTNGHREAMRRTRAENWYREELFGRFVPVASEGRWEGRDPLEGIL